CAGAAAAAGTTCTCCCCCTTAGCTATTTTAAAAAAAGCACACGGCGCAGCTGGTATTTTTGTATTGGTATTGTGTTATATAGTTTTTAGTGCTAAAGAAAGCGGCTTGGCATCTGCCAACAGTGATGGCGGTGTAGGTGCGCCCGGCGACGGCTCTACCTGTGTCAGTTGTCACAGCTCCACTGGCAGCTACAACACAGCTATCAGTTTCAACATTTACCAAGCCGGCACTACTACCCCTGTTACTGCTTATACCGCAGGTACTACTTACGACATTACATTTGCGGCAACTGCCGGTGCAGGTACGCCCGGGGCTTACGGTTTTCAGTTGCTCGCCCTCATCAACAGCAGCAACACACAGGCAGGCACTTGGGCAAATTGGAGCAGCAATGTAAAAGAAACTACCACCGGCTCAGGCGGCACTTTGCGTCGCTACATAGAGCACGGTGTGGGCGGTGTTCCGAGTGCCTTGAACAACTACACCGTACAATGGACAGCTCCGGCGGCTGGTAGCGGTGCTGTGAAATTTTATTATGGCGGTGTATGTACAAACAACAACGGTAGCAACTCCGGCGATGATGCACAATTAGGCTCGACCACCATTACCGAAAATGTAAATACTTGCCAAAGTAATGTAACTGTTACGAGCAATATCACCAATACCAACACCACCGTTGAAGCTTCTAATAGTATTACCGCTACCAACACGGTATCTTTTACGAGTACTTTCAATGTGCTCTACGATGCCGCCGCTTGGATTGATTTGCTGCCCGGCTTTTGGGCAAACTCGGCAGCGGCTTCCTCTTTTGTGGCTACTATCGGCGGAGGCTGTAGTCCGGTTGCCAAAAACAGTATAGCCACTTTGAGTGACTTGGGTACTGATTTTTCGTTGGAGCAAGCCGTCATCAGTCCTAATCCCGCTTGCAGCAACATCCACGCTACATTGATGTTTGCTGCCTCCGAAAATGGTACGGTAGAAGTAGCTATATACGATATGCAGGGCAAATATTTGGGTACTTTGCTCAATAATGAAACCATACAAGCCAACCAACTGCACCAATTAAATATAGAAACAAGCAATTTGAGTAAGGGCACTTATTTAATCCGCCTTACTCAAAATGGCACGATGCAAAAAACCTTAAAAATGGTAGTTTTATAATTATTTTACTCCGATATTTTATAATAAAAAAAACTTCGTGCAGTCCAAACCTGCACGAAGTTTTTTTTATTATCTTCTGTGCTGTGCACTTTTTTTATGTGCCGTATTTTTTTTAATTAACATATTCGGCGTACTTTTGTCCAAATCGCCATTTCAACTTTTGATATTTGTTGATATGATTCTATTTTTTTAAAAATTTATTTTTAGCCATTCATCATTAATGCCGCCTCGTTTTTTTGCCGCTTCGTTTTTTTATTCCTTTTTATTCTTAATTTTTGGGCTGAAAAATATTGCCCTCATAGCCAATAATCCCGACACCGCGCGGGTGTGGGCGGCAATGCGGCAATTGCAAAAAGACCCTGTAATGAAGCACGCCGCCTGGAGTTTGACGCTCTACAACATAGACTCTGATGAAAGTGTGCTTGAATACAACAGCGATATGGGGCTGATGCCTGCTTCTACGCTCAAAATTGTCACCACTGCCACCGCATTGGCGACACTCGGCAGCGATTTTCGTTTTGAAACACGCCTGCAATACGAAGGCAATATTGACGACAAAGGCACACTGCACGGCAATCTCTATATCAAAGGCGGCGGCGACCCCACATTGGGCTTCGAACGAAATGGTTTCGGCTCGCGGCTGGAGGAGGTGATGCAACAGTGGGTGCAAGCTGCCAAAGATGCCGGTATCCGACACATAGACGGGGCGATTATCGGCGATGCCGAAATTTTT
The Sphingobacteriales bacterium DNA segment above includes these coding regions:
- a CDS encoding T9SS type A sorting domain-containing protein, whose protein sequence is MQQKKFSPLAILKKAHGAAGIFVLVLCYIVFSAKESGLASANSDGGVGAPGDGSTCVSCHSSTGSYNTAISFNIYQAGTTTPVTAYTAGTTYDITFAATAGAGTPGAYGFQLLALINSSNTQAGTWANWSSNVKETTTGSGGTLRRYIEHGVGGVPSALNNYTVQWTAPAAGSGAVKFYYGGVCTNNNGSNSGDDAQLGSTTITENVNTCQSNVTVTSNITNTNTTVEASNSITATNTVSFTSTFNVLYDAAAWIDLLPGFWANSAAASSFVATIGGGCSPVAKNSIATLSDLGTDFSLEQAVISPNPACSNIHATLMFAASENGTVEVAIYDMQGKYLGTLLNNETIQANQLHQLNIETSNLSKGTYLIRLTQNGTMQKTLKMVVL